The Ziziphus jujuba cultivar Dongzao chromosome 7, ASM3175591v1 genome includes a region encoding these proteins:
- the LOC107407267 gene encoding LOW QUALITY PROTEIN: ammonium transporter 2 member 3-like (The sequence of the model RefSeq protein was modified relative to this genomic sequence to represent the inferred CDS: substituted 2 bases at 2 genomic stop codons) translates to MNQTNYNLSITLPEGLLPDPASPEWLSKADNAWQLTATTMVGVQSVPGLIILYGSMVKKKWAVNSAFMALYAFAVVLVCWVLWAHHMSFGDKLCSIVGKPGLAVTKKFLLRQFKYGYIPMADFVYYEFVFAAITVILLAGSLLGRMNFYAWMWFVPLWLTFCYTVGAFSVWGDGFLEKYIIDYAGGYVIHLSSGVAGFVAAYWVSVTCTSKSKSFXMDHKFIXKICAPRKMIDWQCNVFVGPRQTHDRQHFPPNNIIHMLAGAGFLWLGWTGFNGGSPFAANEIASLAILNTHICTATSLLVWVSLDMVVYRKSSVIGAVQGMITGLVCITPGAGIVEPWAAIIMGVLSGWIPWYTMMVLHRRSAFFQSVDDTLGVFHTHAVAGFLGGILSGIFAKPNVLEMMYGTANPHGPGLFYSILDGKLKDGLKQMGYQLVGAAFITIWNAVVTSLICFLISFIVDLRMSEEDLEIGDDAVHGEEVYALWGDGERMPGSLRWNMPQRIPSICMRNRLSNLQ, encoded by the exons ATGAATCAAACCAATTATAACCTGAGTATTACTTTACCAGAGGGTCTTTTACCAGACCCAGCATCTCCAGAATGGCTTTCCAAAGCAGACAATGCATGGCAACTCACAGCAACCACCATGGTTGGAGTTCAGAGCGTTCCTGGGCTTATAATCTTGTATGGAAGCATGGTGAAGAAGAAATGGGCTGTTAACTCTGCATTCATGGCCCTTTATGCCTTTGCAGTGGTCCTCGTTTGTTGGGTCCTGTGGGCCCACCACATGTCTTTTGGTGACAAACTCTGTTCCATAGTGGGGAAGCCCGGTTTGGCCGTGACAAAAAAGTTTCTGCTGCGACAATTTAAATATGGCTATATACCAATGGCTGACTTTGTGTATTATGAATTTGTTTTCGCTGCAATTACTGTTATATTGCTTGCAGGTTCTTTGCTTGGGAGGATGAATTTCTATGCTTGGATGTGGTTTGTGCCTCTTTGGCTCACCTTCTGTTACACTGTTGGAGCTTTCAGTGTTTGGGGTGACGGTTTTCTTGAGAAATATATTATTGACTATGCTGGTGGATATGTGATCCATCTTTCTTCTGGTGTTGCTGGTTTTGTTGCTGCGTATTGGGTAAGTGTTACatgcacatcaaaatcaaaatccttTTAGATGgatcataaatttatttgaaaaatatgcgCTCCAAGAAAAATGATTGATTGGCAATGCAATGTCTTT GTGGGACCAAGGCAGACACATGACAGGCAACATTTCCCTCCTAACAACATAATTCACATGTTAGCAGGAGCAGGATTTCTATGGCTGGGATGGACTGGTTTCAATGGTGGATCTCCATTTGCAGCAAATGAGATTGCGTCATTAGCCATTCTCAACACCCATATATGCACTGCTACCAGCCTCTTAGTATGGGTTTCTTTAGATATGGTCGTTTACAGGAAAAGCTCTGTTATTGGTGCCGTACAGGGGATGATCACTGGTCTTGTCTGCATCACACCTGGTGCAG GGATTGTGGAACCATGGGCGGCAATAATAATGGGAGTCTTATCAGGTTGGATACCTTGGTATACCATGATGGTTTTACACAGAAGATCAGCATTCTTCCAAAGTGTGGATGACACATTGGGAGTCTTCCACACACACGCGGTAGCTGGTTTTCTTGGGGGAATTCTCTCTGGCATCTTTGCCAAACCCAACGTCTTAGAGATGATGTATGGTACAGCCAACCCTCACGGTCCTGGCTTATTTTATAGCATCCTTGATGGGAAACTAAAGGATGGCCTCAAACAAATGGGGTACCAGCTTGTTGGAGCAGCTTTTATAACAATATGGAATGCCGTCGTTACTAGCCTTATTTGTTTCTTGATTAGTTTCATCGTTGATCTTCGGATGAGCGAGGAGGATCTTGAGATTGGTGACGATGCTGTGCACGGTGAAGAAGTCTATGCTCTGTGGGGAGACGGCGAGAGAATGCCTGGCTCACTTCGTTGGAACATGCCTCAGAGAATACCCTCCATTTGCATGCGAAACCGTTTATCAAATCTTCAATAA
- the LOC107407270 gene encoding bifunctional nuclease 2 produces MLGAQLCVRTASGLRTVTDQANASRSIPCSSPASSCSLNSTVRLGFRAKRFRGLESVVIRCKSSSHGSFGSRSSNGDDHHHDYLEATLLLSETISHHHMRRRGFSEDMKWKSSGKSFPFTGNTVGQGFLRRFQSPTMFLKISCDGDFLLPIVVGEFAIEKLVDAQWGDENGDSPDQFQFLRNLVDKLGYQVNMVKITERVVNTYFARLFFSKPGKNDILSVDARPSDAINVANRCKAPIYVNKQIVVTDAIRFSYGMGRARNTKSTYDVSLDSAADGPDILAKELDLVNNINLAVKEERYKDAAMWNDKLQRLRESIHEH; encoded by the exons atgctcggAGCTCAATTGTGTGTCCGTACAGCCTCCGGTTTGAGGACTGTAACGGATCAAGCAAATGCCAGCCGTTCGATCCCGTGTTCTTCGCCTGCCTCTTCATGTTCCTTGAACTCCACGGTTCGATTAGGTTTCAGAGCCAAACGGTTTCGTGGACTCGAATCTGTCGTCATTCGTTGCAAATCTTCTTCTCATGGTAGCTTTGGCTCCAGATCCAGCAATGGCGATGATCACCACCATGACTATCTCGAAGCTACCCTCCTCCTTTCAG AAACTATCTCGCACCACCATATGCGGAGGCGAGGATTTTCTGAAGATATGAAATGGAAGTCTTCTGGTAAATCGTTTCCCTTTACAGGGAATACGGTAGGACAGGGATTTCTTCGGCGCTTCCAGAGTCCCACAATGTTTCTCAAGATTTCTTGCGATGGAGACTTTCTTCTGCCGATCGTTGTAG GCGAGTTTGCTATTGAAAAACTCGTAGATGCTCAATGGGGAGATGAAAATGgg GATTCTCCGGACCAGTTCCAGTTCCTTAGGAATCTTGTGGATAAGCTTGGCTATCAA GTGAATATGGTGAAAATTACAGAAAGAGTTGTTAATACTTACTTCGCCAGATTGTTTTTTAGCAAG CCAGGGAAAAATGACATTCTAAGTGTGGACGCACGCCCCTCGGATGCAATAAATGTGGCAAATAGATGCAAG GCACCAATATATGTCAATAAACAAATTGTCGTGACAGATGCTATCAGATTCAGTTATGGAATGGGTAGAGCACGTAATACAAAATCTACTTATGATGTATCTCTTGACAG TGCTGCAGATGGTCCAGACATTTTAGCCAAGGAACTTgatttggtgaataatatcAATCTAGCTGTCAAAGAGGAAAGATACAAAGACGCAG CCATGTGGAATGACAAATTGCAGAGGCTACGAGAGTCTATCCATGAACACTAG